The segment tgtgatagggtgctcgcgaagatatgatttcttgaagacaagtaaagggcgagaagggagaaagatttgtggaaggcagatgggtatggagagagtcttcgcgaccccattgggaagcggcaaggcaggcacgcaaccacgaccgcggcgccgcgtcatgattatgccgccggtcccctctaccgcgctcggtcgcgtgaggagcacatcaagtcgtcttggacttcttttgtgtgctttttcttatggcttggcaccggtaccggggaagcctcccccaccgggtgcccattcattacggtcagagggcggcacgccaaacggacatgcggggagtcgccagaagaaaggaaacgagtcggtcagccgccgaaaaaacaatcaagctacaagcgccagcaccagcggggcacgcagggacgcacgtacacgaatccaggcggcgctgcggtcgccaaatctacaaaaacggaagctacagaacccgaagggatcgctgggaacaatcgggaacccatgccgcagaggaaactacaaagtcaaaactacaaacgcacaaaagtagaaaaacagggtgggctgaaaagaaaggggaactgggcggatgatgggcgcgcccactcgcttccaatcgtgtcgtccgcgagggtctgtgctgtccaaacccgttcccgcaccTGGCTCGTCGCGGTTCCAATTTTTACCTCGCCAACTCCGAGTctcggggcgacgctgggtcCGACATCCGCGTAAAACCAGGGCCGAGACCCTGTTTGAaaacggtgcatctcgtgcgccttcggggacgagtccccaggtgaagaccgttagggtccattctcagggaagggagaaaacagcttagcgccaggcgcctgccatcaggaaggaaaaacaagagacaatgaacaatgattaaaaatgagaaattaaaaatgagaaatcacTTCAAAATTTACCTGAAACGAAAGCCATTCATGTTAcgaaaaaatacaactcgcaaaaatacaactcgcctcctgcgttggtaGGCTCAACTTGCGGTTCTtccacgccgtggtcggcacccgcaccctcccgcggttcccggagcacacacacacctccgcggagggaaaccggttcgccgttctgtggccttccggtccgttccggacatccgagagattcatgtctagggttgggtgggtgggcgtttttccgtcgctggccgcatgaactccacttagtgtgattactatatacatttggagaagagatagagggacaacagtaaagtaagaatccatagaaacagatgcaagtacatatttgccgacctgtggccataatttccaatcgggaaacattatggtacacagacggtcacacatcacaagtggaagtgaggagtcggtttccgagacacacacactcactcaggattccttttccacggatacaagaaaccgattcagctatcggtcaaatttcccagatccaacaccacatcccaccaaccaccccccccctataaggtcaagtgccattcgattgcctttgtggttttacacgccgccaattgAATTGCTTGGAGTTGCAGGCGATGCGTTCTGAAAGGTGCTTCGGGTTTCAAGATGAAATGCGCTTCCCTGACCTAAACGTAAATGCAACACAAGCAAGACGGTGGCGTTGGCGATCCTGCCAAAAGGAGTGGTCCTTTTCCTTACAGTGCACACGATTCCTGGGGATGCAAGATGCTTCCGCTCCCACAGAAAAGTAGTTAGAAAAAGAAAACTCCGCCCGACGTGTGACAAGGCGGGGCGAGTGCTGCAAACCAACAGTAcacacgcgctacagcaatGCGGCGTTTCACTCATCTTAGCAGGACCTTCGCCTCAACAACGACGCACCCCCCACATTGAGTCCGTTGCCGTCTGCTGCATTCCTCGGAGTGTACCCTTAGAGTATGGCACATAGGGTGAAGTACCCTGAGTCACTTCGAGAGCGCGCACTGAGATGTATGCTGCCATTGcccgaagaaaaaaagccaTCCacagaacaaaaaaaaaaacgatacTAGAAAACCTCTCGAGAACGAGAAAGAATTGGCGTCTTGCAGGGTCTCATTGCATCACGAGCAAATCACTAACTAGACAACGAACAACACCCCCCTGCCTCCTACACGTGGGTACACTACGGGTGTTGTGGGAGGCTAAGGGGGCTGTCAGCTGCTGTGCAGATAATGCAGGACGTAGGGCTGGAGTTAGAGGCTGGTAGTCAAGCCTGTAATCCATTCAGTGGGCGTCTGtgtcgctgacgctgctgattCGGCAAGTGAACCAACATAGCTGTTGCGCTTTAGTCATCGGTGTCGAAGCATCAGCAGAAATGAGAAGCACACGCAACGGGCTATTCTCGCCAGCATTTGAGCGCAGATCCATTGCAATAGGCGGTCTTACACCATTGTGGGTTCCCTGTAACGGCCATGAAGATTAGCAGTACGTCCGGTGCAATTGCAGAGCATGCTATTTTTTTGTGGCTGACTCACCACTGTCGGAAGGAGGTGAAGCCGTAAGACACTACCCTCACAGTCAGCGTAATAGAgacaagggaaagggggtcTCATTCTCACGACGCCATGCGCTTGTGTCCACTGTTGGATCAGCAAGCCGCACAACGTTGACGAACTTGATACATCTTTGGATCAAGCAACGTTCCCAAAGCGAGTAGGCGATCATTGGAAAACGGTAGAGCACTTAGCTCCATGCCAGTGGGATTTCCTTGTTGGGAACGTCTGGCAGCAGCCCCTCCTTAAGGGTACGGAGAGGCCATCGTGCTCCTTACTATGGTGCAAGACAAGGGTGTATGTGCACAGAATTCTGAGAGGGGCGCGATGCCTGCACCACCCGTAGGATAGCCGCCGAATCGCTGTGAGAGCACCATCATCCTCTGTGTATTTTTGGTGCGCGCCACATGCCCACAACAGTCCTCGACGCGAGAGTGAGTGGGCAGGGGTACAAGCGGATACGCTGCACAACCACTCTTGCATCGAGGGACAGGACATCCGCATCTTTGAAGAGGCATCCGTTGCCGCGGGATATCGGTGACAACAActtcgtgtgtgtgaatGCATTCAAACACCCGCCTGTCGTTGCCATTCCATCGAAACAACCATATGGTAGTGCAGTAGTACAGAAGAGCTGttaacaaaaaaaaagatacCAGGCACAAAAATACCACGTCCCCCTTCAGACGCTCACTGGCGTTTGGCCGCCCTGCTTTGCGCCGCGGTGGGCACCGGTGTGGTTAATCTTACAGTAGGCTGCTCTGCCGGTCGAAAAGCAATGATTACCATCGAACTCCATGAAATACATCTCACGCGCACCTGCAATGCACCGGTCACATTGCCATCGACTACGCTGTTCTCCACCGGAGGCAGGGTACAGTGCCGCACAGACGTGATGAACGCTCCGTCACAGCCAagagcgcgtgtgtggctCCACGTCAAGCACCGCTAGGCCTATGAGCTGGGGAACCTTAGAAGCGCAGGAGGCTCGTGTTGTAGTGCTTGTATTCGCGGGCGCAGCGGAGGTTTTCGCCGATTTCCCAGATGTACCTTTGCCTCTCTGTGTCGAGTACCCACATATCGAGCGGAATGCTTCCCCTAAACGGTAAGGGCGTGCGTCCGGTACTTGATCCAAGGACTTTACTATCAGGGAACCACTTGATGTGGCGGTAGTGATGGCGAAAAACCTGCTTGCTCATGCGTCCAAACTTGAGGCTCTGCGTGATGTAGGCGGTATTTTTGAAGACGCCGCGTTGCCTGGCCTCACCGCCGGCTTGAACGTTCGCGTTTACATAGTGCACAAATTGCCCCGGCTTTGAGAAATACGGTTTGTAGCCCAGCGCTGCCATGCGCCACACGTAGTCGTGATCTTCACCGTAGATGGGGTAGTAATTCTCGTCAAAGAACCCTACGGTTGCTATGGTGAGGCGAGGCAAGGCAAAGGTCGCCATAAACTCCTTGCAGTCCATGTAAAATATGCCGTAGGTGTCGGCAAACTGTTTCTTCATCTCCTCCGGCGGCATTGTCCGAATACGATACGGCAAAGAAGAGGCCGTGATGATTGGGAGGGTGGAGCTGCGGAAAGCAAAGCGCGCGTCTGGGACGCTCTTCAAGGTCGTGGATTCAGCAGCGACCTCTTCGTCGAGGCGGCGAATACGTTCGGTCTGATTGGATGTCTTTTCCCTCGTCTGCGAGACAAATTCTGTGATCAGGCCCGGCGCAAACCGTACATCGGCGTTCGTGACGAAGATCCACGGCACCTCGGCGACTGAGAAAGTGAGGGCGTGCCGCAAGCCCTCGTTCACGGCGGACGCGTACCCGGTGTTCTCCGGGTGGTGTATGATGAACAAATTCTTGTCGACATACGTGCTCAGCGCCAGGGCGAGGCGGTCGAGGAGGGAGCGCAGGGGGCGAAATTCACCATTGTTGATAAACATGATGTACGTCATGGGGACCGTAATGTTGCAGAAGAGTTGCTTGATGTCTTGGTAATCCATCGTTACCGGTAGGAGGACGTACGGGATTCGCATAGGGTGATCTTCCCTGTAAGAGAGCCGCTCCGCGACGCACTGGAAAAACTCGTTGTCGCTAATAAGCGTCTCACCTTGACGAGAGGCGTCCACGAAACTTTCAGCGCGAGTCCGCTTATAGAAAAGGAAAATAGGCACCACATAGCACACTAAGAAGAGGAGAATGGAAAGGTTCACGCGCACGCGGATCTTTATCCACCGCTTGTTGACAGTGCAGCGATTCGCCACCATTTGTGCGTGAGGCGTTCCACGTTTccacgcagctgcagttgATTTGGCTCAGGAAAACATGAAACGTCGGCCACTGTCAATGCTCAGGATCGCCCAGTCCACCTGTGGCGGAGAAAGTGGCACGAGACGATCACAACTAAGACAAGGTCACGTACAACAGATTTCActgtgagagagggggagaggagagggagcgatGGAGTGCATCAACCGGAAACAATGAAATGCGGAGTGCTATGCCCTGTGCTCATCTGGACGTTATCCTACTGCATCGAGGTGGTGCTCAAGATAGATCCGAAATGTGCCACTTCCACGCGCGTGTCAAGGAAGGCCAGGGGGTGAGACACATACATGCATAAAGTCCGCACGGAAGCAGAGGCCCGGCGCCACTCCGGGTCGCTCCTCTCTTGTTGCTTACAGCGACGAAAGCGGAGCGAGAATGATTATCGCGTCATTTGGGGGGCTCCTTTGGCCAAACACCACTTAGTTCGGACGCCCTGTCAGCGAGTCTATTGAGGatgtgctcgtgtgtgtcAATACCAACAGTGCCTTGTTGCACGATACGTGATACCCGGGCACTCACGCCCACTCCAGCTCGTCCGGTTTGATGGGCCGATCTAGCGGAATGACGCTACTCCTTTGGCGCTCCTGGTCCCGCGAGAGGGCGAGGCGCATGTCCAGCGCGTCCTCGTCATTCTTGAACGGGCCCTTAGGGCCATCACCGTGGTAGTAGTTGAGTACTCGTCGGTAGACGATATACCCCAGCCGGTGGTACATGTCCTGCGCCACCTGGTTAGTCTTTCGGACGAAGAGGTCGACAAAGTAGGCGTTGTGCACAAACTCGCTTACCTGAGCCAGCTCAATCATGAGTGTCTCACCGAGGGCAACACGCCGAAATGTTGGCGCCACAGACACAGCGGATACGTGTCCGTGATAATCCTCGCCCTGTCCCTCCGCCTTGCCGAGCGTGTAGGCCATTGGAATGCCGGTGGTGGGGTGTACGCACATGCGTTGGTACTCGGGCCAGTGCGTCACGTACTCGCCATAGAAGGATGTGTTGTAAGTCTCCGTTAGCTGGTCCAAATTCACAAAATTAAACTGCAGCGTGTCACTCAGCGTCATGCTGCGATAACACGTCATCTTATGGCACGGTGTCGCCCCACAGGTGACGCCACCTGGAGAACTCGTGTGGATCACTTGGGATGCAGATGCAGGACggaaagcgagggagagTGGGCAGGGGACAAgagtgcagcacctcgccagAGTAAGACATAGACTCGCTCCCCACGGACAGCGAAGCAGAGGGAAGAACTGCGAGACCGCCGTGCAACGAGAAAAACAGGGAGACTACCGGTCACCCTCCACCCCTCGTGCGGGAGGTGCGGAAGCCATGTACATTTGGGAGGAGCGTGCCCGAGAGGCTGTCCATTGTATGTTGGGGGGTGACTATTTCACACCGATGGGTGTCACTGTTTTGCTGGAGTTGCGCCTTTGCGAGTCTGCCAGTCCACCAACGAGTGCTTGGTGGCCTGGTGTTGCACGAGTGCGCGGCGATCGGTAAAACACTTCGCTGGCTGACACACATCGCACACCAAATTCGCCACATCGTCGACCGGAAGGGGAGCTAAGTACCGGAGGTGCTCCTCGTAAGCATCGACGCTCTTAAACTGCAAGTCGCACACGTCGCAGTACCCCTGGTCGACGCTCTGCCGTAAATGCATGTCATTCAGAGCATCCTCCAATCGCTGCATGGGGGTCTCAATCTGTTCCTGCACACGTGCGTACAGCGTCGGCGCAAGCTGAGTGGCAAGGAAGTGCTTCGCGGCATGGTGCTGACGCAGATCGTCTTCCGTCTCAAAAATGCGAGGGGGCCGGCATTTGTCACAGCCCCATGAACAGGGCGTCTCCGTCGCCGCTTGCCGGCGCTGATCAGCTCTTGCCTTCATCGCAGGGCCGTAACCACAGAGGTAGCGGTCGAGcttcttgctctctcgcGAGGTGAGTTCGCGACCGAGGCTCAACGCATCAAggtgtggcggcagcggaggcacGTTCTTTGGTGCGGGAATAGCAGACGGAGAGCGTGGCTGCCTCTCCGCCAAGCGCTGCGCGCGGTACAGACTGACCCACGTAGAGCGGGGCAGGTACGGCATGAACGCCCCTGCCTGGCCCACCGACGGCTGGGCAAAGCCAGGAGCCATCACT is part of the Leishmania braziliensis MHOM/BR/75/M2904 complete genome, chromosome 25 genome and harbors:
- a CDS encoding beta galactofuranosyl transferase, whose product is MVANRCTVNKRWIKIRVRVNLSILLFLVCYVVPIFLFYKRTRAESFVDASRQGETLISDNEFFQCVAERLSYREDHPMRIPYVLLPVTMDYQDIKQLFCNITVPMTYIMFINNGEFRPLRSLLDRLALALSTYVDKNLFIIHHPENTGYASAVNEGLRHALTFSVAEVPWIFVTNADVRFAPGLITEFVSQTREKTSNQTERIRRLDEEVAAESTTLKSVPDARFAFRSSTLPIITASSLPYRIRTMPPEEMKKQFADTYGIFYMDCKEFMATFALPRLTIATVGFFDENYYPIYGEDHDYVWRMAALGYKPYFSKPGQFVHYVNANVQAGGEARQRGVFKNTAYITQSLKFGRMSKQVFRHHYRHIKWFPDSKVLGSSTGRTPLPFRGSIPLDMWVLDTERQRYIWEIGENLRCAREYKHYNTSLLRF
- a CDS encoding putative n-terminal acetyltransferase complex ard1 subunit homolog → MTCYRSMTLSDTLQFNFVNLDQLTETYNTSFYGEYVTHWPEYQRMCVHPTTGIPMAYTLGKAEGQGEDYHGHVSAVSVAPTFRRVALGETLMIELAQVSEFVHNAYFVDLFVRKTNQVAQDMYHRLGYIVYRRVLNYYHGDGPKGPFKNDEDALDMRLALSRDQERQRSSVIPLDRPIKPDELEWA